Below is a genomic region from Thioalkalivibrio sp. XN279.
CCACGCTCGTCAACGCCATCACCGTGACGCGCAGCGAGGCGCTCGCCGCCTTCGGCAACGAGACGGTGTACCTGGAGAAGTTCCTCGATCGGCCGCGCCACGTCGAGTTCCAGGTGCTGGCCGACGGCCAGGGGCACGCAGTCCACCTGGGCGAGCGCGACTGCTCCATGCAGCGGCGCCACCAGAAAGTCATCGAGGAGGCGCCGGCGCCCGGCATCAGCGCCGAGCAGCGCGCCGCCATCGGCCAGCGCTGCGTGGACGCCTGCCTGGAGATCGGCTACCGCGGCGCGGGCACCTTCGAGTTCCTCTACCAGGACGGCGAGTTCTACTTCATCGAGATGAACACGCGTGTGCAGGTCGAGCACCCGATCACGGAGATGATCACCGGCATCGACATCGTGCAGGAGCAGCTGCGCATCGCCGCCGGCCAGCCGCTGCGGATGCGCCAGGAGGACATCGTCCTGCGCGGCCACGCCATCGAGTGCCGCATCAACGCCGAGGACCCGAAGACCTTCATGCCGAGCCCCGGCCCGGTGCGCCAGTGGCATGCCCCGGGCGGTCCCGGCATCCGCGTCGACAGCCACGTCTACTCCGGCTACCAGGTGCCGCCGTTCTACGACAGCATGATCGGCAAGCTCATCGCGCACGGCCCCACGCGGGACTCGGCGCTGGCGCGCATGCAGACGGCGCTGACCGAGATCGTGGTGGAGGGGATCCGCACCAACATCCCGCTGCACCAGGAGATCTTCAGCCACAGCGCCTTCAAGGCCGGCGGCACCGACATCCACTACCTCGAAAAGCGCCTCGGCCTCTAGGCCGGCGGCGTCGCGCATGCCGTCCGCTCCGGCCCATCCCGACTGGCTCGAGGTCTCGGCCACGCTGCCGCGCGAACAGGCGGAGACTGCCGAAGCGGACCTGCTCGCAGCGGGCGCCATGGCGGTCACGCTGCTGGACGCGGAAGACCAGCCGGTGCTGGAGCCCCTGCCCGGGGAAACACCGCTGTGGCCGACGCTATGCATCACCGGTCTGTTC
It encodes:
- the accC gene encoding acetyl-CoA carboxylase biotin carboxylase subunit — translated: MLDKIVIANRGEIALRILRACREMGIKTVAVHSTADRAQKHVLLADESVCIGPPPSAQSYLNMPAIISAAEVTDAVAIHPGYGFLSENADFAERVENSGFVFIGPRAETIRLMGDKVSAIRAMKAAGIPCVPGSDGPLGDDPEENLKIARRIGYPVLVKASGGGGGRGMRVVHSDATLVNAITVTRSEALAAFGNETVYLEKFLDRPRHVEFQVLADGQGHAVHLGERDCSMQRRHQKVIEEAPAPGISAEQRAAIGQRCVDACLEIGYRGAGTFEFLYQDGEFYFIEMNTRVQVEHPITEMITGIDIVQEQLRIAAGQPLRMRQEDIVLRGHAIECRINAEDPKTFMPSPGPVRQWHAPGGPGIRVDSHVYSGYQVPPFYDSMIGKLIAHGPTRDSALARMQTALTEIVVEGIRTNIPLHQEIFSHSAFKAGGTDIHYLEKRLGL